GGGTGAGGCTGGTCGCGGATTCGCCGTGGTCGCCGATGAAGTACGCAGCCTGGCGCAGCGCACCCAGCAGTCGACCGAGGATGACGAGGAACTGATCGCCAACCTGCAGAGCGGCACCCAGCGGTGATCCAGTGTGATGGACAGCAGCCGCGAACTCACCGACAGCAGCGTCGAACTGACCCGTCGCGCCGGCAGCTCGCTGGATACCATCACCCGCACCGTGTCGTCGATCCAATCGATGAACCAGCAGATCGCTACGGCGGCAGAGCAGCAGAGCGCGGTGGCCGAAGAGATCAACCGCAGCGTGATGAATGTACGGGATATTTCCGACCAGACCTCGGCGGCCAGTGAAGAGACTGCCAGCTCCAGCGTCGAGCTGGCGCGGCTCGGCACCCACCTGCAGGGCCTGGTAGCCCGCTTCCGTCTCTGAGCGCCGCCAGGCAAGGAATAATCACTACCTGCCAGTGGAACTTTCCCACAGGATTTACAGGTCGAGTCCCACGCGCGCTCTGCCGATGAGCAGAAGGACCATGCCGGCAACCTACCAGCATGGTCCTTCTCTCATATGGATGGAGACTCGCCATGTTCGGATATCTCAATCGCCGCCTCGCCAACCTCAGCGTGCGACTCAAACTCACCCTCGGCTTCGCCGTGGTCCTGTTGCTCACACTCGCAACCACCGTCAGCGGCTGGCGCGCCCTGGACGGTGCCATCGAACGCTCGCAGCAACTCAGCGAAATCGTCCGTATCAATGACCTGACCAAGGACCTGCGCGCCGAACGATATCACGTTCCGCGTCTGTCCGACGACACTAGCAAGGCGCGCATCGGTACTACCCTGGATCAACTCGACAGCATGCTGACCCTGCTCCAGCAGCGCAGGGTGTCGACGAGTCGCGCCGCTTGCTCACGGAAAAACTGCAGCAACTGCAGCGCCTGCGCGAGAGCTTCAGCGAGCTGCTGCAGGCGGTCGACAATCGCAGCCGTTTGCGCAACATCATGCAGGATCGCGACCGGGTTCTCGGCGAAGTCATTGACAACCTGCAGACCCAGGCTCTGCTCAAGCTCCCAGCCGATGGACAACAGAACGGTCTGCTCGGACTAATGGACACACTCACCCGCCAGGTCGACAGCGCCAACCAGCAAAGCCTGGTCCCCGCCTACACCTTCTCGCCGGTCGAGGATTTCGCCAAGGTTGGCGAGGCTTCGCTCGATGCTGCGCAGGCCAGCCTGCAACAAATGCTCACCGCCCTCACCCCGCTCGCGCTGCCAAGCGAGCTCATGGCGCGTCCACAGCAAGCCCTGACCGAGTACCGCGCCAGTCTTGAGCAATACCGTCAGGCGGCAATCCGCGCCGAACAGTTGCAGAACAGCATGGAAACTGCGGGCAACGACCTCAGGGCTGCGAGCCTGACACTGGCCGAACAAAAAATCGCCCAACGCGACCATGAAGCCGTAGCCGCTCGCTCACTGCTGACCAGCGTGGCACTGCTGGCCTTGGCTGTCGGCGTGATGGCCGGCTGGCTGATCACCCGGCAGATCACCGAGCCACTGCGCCAGACCCTGGCCCAGGCCGCCCGCATCGCTCGTGGCGACCTCAGCCAAGTGGAAACGGTGGCGCGTCGCGACGAAATGGGCCAGTTGCAGCGCAGCATGTGCGAGATGACGCTGCAGCTGCGCCAGCTGATCGCGGGCATCGACCAGAGCGTCGAGCACTTGTCACAAGCGGCCTCGCAACTGGCCGGGCGCAGCGCAGACACGCTCGAGCGCATCACTCAGCAGCGCGAGGAAACCGACCAGGTGGCCACGGCCATGAACCAGATGAGCGCGACCGTGCAGGAAGTGGCGCAGAACGCCGAACATGCCTCATTGGCCGCAACCAACGCTGACCAGCAGGCACAAATGGGCGATCAGGTGGTGGCCGAAGCCATCGCGCGTATCGAACAGCTGGCAACGCAGATGGACCGCTGCCTCACCTCGATGCAACACCTGGCGGGGGAAAGCCAACGGATCGGCAGTATCCTCGACGTGATCAAGTCGGTTTCCGAACAGACCAACCTGCTGGCCCTCAATGCGGCCATCGAAGCGGCACGTGCCGGCGAAGCCGGTCGCGGGTTCGCGGTGGTGGCGGACGAAGTACGGGGCCTGGCCCAGCGCACCCAGCAGTCGACCGAGGAGATCGAGCACCTGATCGAAAGCCTGCACCAGGCGACCGATGAAGTCACTTCTCTGCTCGACAGCAGCAGGACCCTGACCGAGCAAAGTGTCGAGCTGAGTCGCCGCGCGGGCGATGCATTGGAGCAGATCACCCGGACCGTATCGAACATCCAGGGGATGAACCAGCAAATCGCCACCGCCAGCGAAGAGCAGAGCGTGGTGGCCGAACAGATCAACCGCAGCGTGATCAGTGTGCGCGAGGCTTCCGATCACACCAGTTCGGCGAGCGAACAGACGGCCTCTTCCAGTGGTGAACTACAGCAGCTGGGGCAGCAGTTGCGGGGGATGGTGGGGCGATTCAGCCTGTAGGAACGGTGGTGTGCCTTGCGCGCGCAAGCTCGCGCCTACAGGAGGCCGGGCTTGCCCACGCAAAGAGCGATCCGATCAAAGCACCTGGCGCAAGAACGCCTGGGCCCGCGGTGCCCTCGGCGCCGCGAAGAACGCAGCGGGTGCCGAATCTTCCAGCAACTTGCCATGATCGAAGAACAGCACCCGGTCAGCCACCTCTCGGGCAAAGCCCATCTCATGGGTCACGCAGACCATGGTCATGCCTTCCTGGGCCAGGGTCTTCATGACATCCAGCACCTCGCCGACCATCTCGGGGTCGAGCGCCGAGGTCGGTTCGTCGAACAGCATCACCTTCGGGTCCATCGCCAGGGCGCGGGCAATGGCCACCCGTTGCTGCTGGCCCCCAGAGAGGCGAGAGGGGTATTCATTGACCTTCTGGCCAATGCCGACCTTCTCCAGCAGTGCACGGGCCTTGGCTTCGCGGTCGGCCTTGCTACGTTTGCGCACTACCTTCTGCGCCAGGCACAGGTTCTCCAGCACGGTCATGTGCGGGAACAGGTTGAAGTGCTGGAACACCATGCCGACTTCACGGCGGTAGGCATTGATGTCGGTCTTGGGGTCTTCCAGGCGCAGCCCATCGATGGCCACGTGGCCTTCGTCGAAATGCTCCAGGCCGTTCAGGCAACGCAGGAAGGTCGACTTGCCGGAACCCGAGGGGCCCAGCACCACCACCACCTCGCCCTTGGCAACCTGGGTGGAGACGCTGTCCACCGCACGCACCACCTGGCCGCGGGTGTCGAAGACTTTCAGCAGGTCACGGACTTCAATCACTTTGCGCAAGCCTCCGCTCGAGCCGGCTGGCAATGTGCGACAGCGGCAGGTTGATCAGCAGGTACAGGCCTGCCACGCAGAACCAGATTTCGAAGGTCGAGAACGACGTGGTGATCGCCTCGCGACCGCTCTTGGTCAGCTCGGTAATGGCGATCACCGACACCAGCGAGGTGTCCTTGACCAGGCTGATGAACTGCCCGCCAGTGGCGGTAGCACACGCTTGAACGCCTGGGGCAGGATCACATGGCGCATCGACTGGCTGGCATTCAGGCCCAGCGAGCGCGCCGCTTCGTTCTGCCCCTTGGTGATCGACTGCACACCGGCACGGACGATCTCGGCCACATAGGCGCCGGTGAACAGCGCCAGCGCCGCCACCCCGGCGAACTCGCGGGACAGGTTGAGCACAGTGCCGATGAAGAAATAGAAGATGAAGATCTGCACCAGCAGCGGCGTACCGCGCACCAGTTCGACATAAACCGTGGACAGGTCGCGCAGGGTCGGGTTGCTCGACAACCGGCACAACCCGGCGAACAGGCCGATCACCAGGCCGAACGCACCGGAAAGCACCGAGATCCACAAAGTAGTCCACAGGCCCCAGGCCAGCGGGCCGGCCGCCCAGTGGCGGGTGACGCCGATCTGGTCGCCCTCGGCGACATCGTCACCACGGCTCAGTTGCAGACTGTCCTTGACCACCTCCAGCACTTGCACCTCGCCGTCCTCGCTCTTGAGCGTGACGCGGGCGTCGTTGCCGGACACGACGATCTCCTCGACGGTGCCGTAGGCCGCGGCGCGCTGCACGTCTTCGGCCTGGAAGGCGAAGTACTGCGGCACACGGTTCCAGCGCCACTCGTAGGAAATCATCGAGGTGGCCATGTACAGACTGAACGCCAGGCCCACCAGCACCAGCGCGGTGAGCGCGTGCCAGGGCCACTGGGCTTTCTTGTGTTTGATCACGTGGGTGCTTCCGTAAATGCGAACGCGCAGGGGTTGCCTGCGCGTCAGGGTCATCGCCAGGGCTTGTGGTCCGGGCTCTTATTCCATGTCCTTCAGCCAGTCGGTCTTCTTGAACCACTTGTCGTGAATACGATCGTAGGTCCCGTCGTGCTTGATCTGGTGCAGGAAGTTGTTGATGAAGTTGATGCTGTCGTAGTCGCCCTTCTTCAGGCCGAATGCCAGCGGCTCGTAGGTGAAGGGTTCTTCCAGGTAGACCAGCTTGCCGGCGCCGGCCTTGTTCACCGCGACCACGTTGTACGGCGCGTCGTAGACGAAGGCATCGGCCTTGCCGTTGACCACGTCCATCACCGCTTCCTGCTCGTTGTCGTAGCCGTGGTACTTGGCCTTGCTGATCAGCTTCTTGGCGACCATCTCGCCGGTGGTGCCGAGCTTGGAGGTCAGGCGGTACTTCTCGTTGTTCAGGTCCTTGTACGACTTGATCTCGCCTGCCAGCTCCTTGCGGATCAGCAGGGTCTGGCCAACCACGATGAAGGGTTCGCTGAAGTTCAGGCGCAGGTTGCGTTCCTGGGTCAGGGTCATGCCGCTGCCGATCATGTCGAACTTGTCGGTCAGCAGGGCCGGGATGATGCCGTCATAGGCGGTGGAGACGGTTTCGAGCTTGACGCCCATGGACTTGGCCATCGCCTTGAGGATGTCGACCTCGAAGCCGACGATCTCGCCGCGCTTGTTGGTCATCTGGAACGGCATGTAGGTCGGGTCCATACCCACGCGCAGGGTGCCGCGCTTGACCGCATCATCGATGGCGCCCGCCTGGGCGGTTGTGACCGCGATCAGCGCGGTGACGCCGAGCAGCATGCGCGACAGGTATTTCTTCATCATCACCAGGTCCCCTAGCAAGAAGTACGCAGAATTTTATTGTGTGCACGATCGTTCCGACCGGTGCGTTGTGTCGGGACGGATGCTAACGCATGCAGGCCCTGGGACCTAGAGCCGGTGGGGACTTTGTTGGCCAAAAATCATGGCGGTAGAAAAAGCTTCGCGGGCAAGCCCCCTCCTACAAAGCCTGTAGGAGCGGACTTGCCCGCGAATGCGATGGATCAGGCGCCGACGAGTGCCGGCTGACCTTCACCTTCAGGATGCAGCGGCAACAGCGGCGAGTGCGGATCGTTGGCGATGGAGTTGCGCCACACCTTGATCCACGCCTCGTTCTGCTCGGTCCACACCCGCTCGTGCAGGCGCGACAGCGCCACCGGATCGCTCAGCAGGGCCAGGCGAGTGTTGCCGTCGATCCCCTTGGGGCCGGCTTCCAGCGCCTTGGCGATGCGCTCGGCGCGCAGCGTCTCGATCGCGGCAGACTGACCGTGACGGGCCGTACCCATGGCGCAGGCCAGGGCGTTCTGACGCGGATCGACCACGGCGCGAACGAAGCCATCCTTCAGGGCGTGCCAGCGGTTCTCGTGGGTGTACTGGTCGGTTGCCAGCAGCTCGTGCGGCGTGGCGTATTCCTCGGGAATCAGGAACAAGCGCTCGTCCTTGGCCGCCAGGCCCAGGCGCACACGGCTGGAGATCACCGAAACCGGGATCGACAGCACCAGCGAGCCGACGATCGGCGCCAGCCACCACAGGAAGCTCGGATTCAGCCAAGCCACCAGCGCAGCCCAGGCGATACCCAGCAAGGTCTGCGGGCCATGACGCCGCACCGCTTCGCTCCACGGGGTGGAATCGTCGTCACGCTGCGGCGAATTCCAGGTCGCTGCCCAGCCGAGGAACGCGGCCAACACGAAGCGGGTGTGGAAGATCATCCGCACCGGCGCCAGCAACATGGAGAACAGCATCTCCATCAGCATCGACAGGGTCACCCTGATCCGCCCGCCGAACTCGGTCGCGCCCTTGGCCCAGATCAGGATGATGCTGAGCAGCTTGGGCAGGAACAGCAGCACGATGGTGGTGGAGAACAGCGCGATGGCTTTTTCCGGGTGCCACTGCGGCCACAGCGGATACAGCTGGAACGGCTCGATGAAGTACTGCGGCTCCATCAGCGTGTTGGTTGCCAGCAACGCGGTCGACAGCACCAGGAACAGGAACCACAGCGGTGCCGACAGGTACGACATCACCCCGGTGAGGAACACCGCGCGGTGCACCGGGTGCATGCCCTTGACCAGGAACAGGCGGAAGTTCATCAGGTTGCCGTGGCACCAGCGCCGGTCGCGCTTGAGCTCATCGAGCAGGTTCGGGGCAGCTCTTCATAGCTGCCCGGCAGGTCGTAGGCGATCCACACGCCCCAGCCGGCACGGCGCATCAGCGCGGCTTCGACGAAGTCGTGGGACAGGATCGCGCCGGCGAAGGCGCCCTTGCCCGGCAATGGCGCCAAGGCGCAGTGCTCGATGAAGGGCTTCATGCGGATGATCGCGTTGTGCCCCCAGTAATGCGATTCGCCCAGCTGCCAGAAGTGCAGGCCTGCGGTGAACAGCGGGCCGTACACACGGGTGGCGAACTGCTGCATGCGCGCATACAGCGTGTCCATGCCAGAAGCCTTCGGCCCGGTCTGGATGATACCGGCGTCCGGGTTGGCCTCCATCAGGCGCACCAGGCTGCTCAAGCACTCACCGCTCATCACGCTGTCGGCGTCGAGCACGACCATGTACTTGTATTCGCCCCCCCAGCGACGGCAGAAGTCGTCGAGGTTGCCGCTCTTGCGTTTCACGCGGCGGCGGCGGCGGCGATAGAAGATACGACCGAAGCCTTTCGCCTCACGGCACACCTCGAGCCACGCCTGTTGCTCGGCAACGGCGATGTCGGTGTCGTTGGTGTCGCTGAGCACGAAGAAGTCGAAGCGGTCCAGGTTGCCGGTGGCGGCCACCGACTCGAAGGTCGCGCGCAGGCCAGCGAAGACCCGTGGCACATCTTCGTTGCAGATCGGCATGACGATCGCGGTGCGGGCATCGGCCGGGATCGGCTCGTTGCCGGCACTGCTGCCGGAAATCTTGTACTTGTCGCGGCCGGTGAGCAGCTCGAGGAAGCCCATCAGCGCAGTCCAGAAGCCCGCCGACACCCAGCAGAACAGGATGCCGAAGAGAATCAGGATGGAGGTCTGCAAGGCATAGGGCCAGACTTGCACGACGGTGTCCCAGATCGGCTGGTTGACCACTTCGTCCAGGTCGACGAACGACCAGCCCTGGTACGGCAGGATGCCCTTCATGTACCAGCCGGCGACGATGGTCTGGCCGATCATCAGCGCCAGCAGGATGTAGCGGCGCAACGAACCGACCCGGCGCCAGCGTGCCGGCGGCAACTCGCGCTTGGGCGGTTGCGGAGCGTTGGTGCGGCCAGTCATGCGCCGCCACATGCGCACCAGGATATTGGTGCGCCAGGGCTCGGGCAGGACCTTGGTACGCTTGATCGGTGGGGCGATCTTCAGGCACAGGCGGCCACCGCCGTCGACGCCGAGCATTTCGGCCTCTTCGAGCTCGGCGGCACTGCCAACCGTCAGACGGGAACCCACCGAAGCCTGGACGGCCTCGGTGGCGCTGGCGGCCGGATCGGCCGCCAGGCGTTGGTGCAGCTCGCTGAAGGAAGAGCAGCTGGCGAGTTCCGCTCGCTGCTCGTCGCTCAGAGGGAGGTGGGCCAGGTACTCGCCAAGCGATTCCGGCCTTGCGCTTGAGTTACTCATCGGCAGGCAACTGATAGCTCCAGGTTTCGGTCAGCACCTTCTCGGTGGTGGCCGGGGCCCCGTTGGTGGACGCCGCGTCGGCGGCTGGTTGCTCGGCAGGCGTCTCGGCCTTCTCGGCCTTGGCATGCTGAGCCTTGGCGTGCTTGGCGGCCGCCTTGTCCTGCTTGGTTTCGGCAGGTTTGGTTTCCTTCGGCGCCTCGACCGGAACATCGCGTACCAGCGCGGCACGCATCTCGGTGGACTTCTTCGGATCCTTGACCTTCAACCGCAGGGTCAGACGCCAGCCCTTGATCTCAGGGTTGTAGCGTAGATTGTTCTCGACCAGCTCGGCATTGTCGCCCACGCTGACCTGGCTGCGCACCGCGGTGTCTTCCGGCAATGCCGCCAGCACCGGGCCGTTGAAGTCGACCAGGAAAGCCACGCTGCCATCGGCCTGACGGATCAGGTTGGCTTGCTTGACGTCACCGGTGGAACGCAGGGTCTGCTTGACCCAGCCGAGGTCCTGGGCCTGGAACTTGGGCTCGCTGATGGTCCAGTGCAGGCGGTAGTTGTACTCGAACGGCTTGCCTGGCTCAGGCAGGGTTTCCGGGCTCCAGAAAGCAACGATGTTGTCGTTGGTCTCGTCGGCAGTCGGAATCTCGACCAGGTCGACGGTGCCCTTGCCCCAGTCGCCCTTGGGCTCGATCCAGGTGCTTGGACGCTTCTGGTAGTTGTCGTCGAGGTCTTCGAAGTCGCTGAAGGCGCGCTGACGCTGCATCAGGCCGAAACCACGCGGGTTCTCGACGCTGAAGTTGCTGACTGCCAGGTGTTTCGGATTGTTCAGCGGACGCCACAGCCATTCGCCGTTGCCGGCGTGAATCGACAGGCCTTCGGAGTCATGCAGCGCCGGACGGTAGTTCTGTACCTTCGACGGCTGGTTCGGGCCGAACAGGAACATGCTGGTCAGCGGGGCGATGCCCAGGCGGCTGACGTGATCGCGCAGGAACACCTTGGACTTGACGTCGACGATGGTGTCGTCGCCTGGACGCACGGTCAGCTTGTAGGCGCCGGTGGAACGTGGCGAATCGAGCAGCGCGTAGATCACCAGGTGCTTGTCGGCGGGCTTGGGCTTCTCGATCCAGAACTCGCGAAAGCGCGGGAACTCTTCGCCGGACGGCAGCGCAGTGTCGATGGCCAGGCCGCGGGCAGACAGGCCATAGGCGTGCCCCTTGCCGACCACGCGGAAGTAGCTGGCGCCCAGCAGGGTCATGATCTCATCCTGCTTGTCAGGCTTGTTGATCGGGTAGAGCACGCGGAAACCGGCGTAGCCGAGGTTCTTGGTGGCATCGGCGTCATGCGGTACGTCGCCGAACTCGAAGCGGCTCGGGTCGTACTTGATCTCTTCGACCTTCTTGGCGGTGATCTCGTTGATGGTCACCGGCGTGTCGAAGTGCATGCCCTGATGATAGAAGGAGAGCTTGAACGGGGTCTTGTCATTCGCCCATTCGGCCTTTTCCTGGATGAAGCGGATTTTCTGATAGTCCGCGTACTTCATGTCGCGGAACACCGGAGGCAGGTTGCTCTTCGGTGCTTCGTACTTCTGGCCGGCCAGATCCTTTGCCTTGGCTGCAACATCGTCAAGATTGAATGCCCACAGCTGGCCAGCGCTCATCAGGCCAACCAGCGCTGCGCCTGCCAACAAGGCCGTGCGCAGCCGATTGCCGGGGATTCTTGGTGCATTACAGGGACTTACAATCACGAGCAACCCTCGCCGTAAACAGATCATGAAACCAACGGCCAGCGACCAATGCCGGGTTGGCGAGCACTGTTCGGACCCCGCAAGGGCGCAATGATTCCCCAAACGGATCCAGACAATGCTCGAGTCAGAGTGAAACGAACCTGCGAACGCAGGCTCACGCAGCGCGCGATTATCCAGCAGGCTGCGTTACAACGCATCAGGCTGGACAAACTATTTATCGTACAAAACCCCTTGTTTTCCTACAAACAAGGGGTTTTTGCGGCTCATATTTGTAACATAAATGTTACGGGGCCATCATTGACCAAGTGAACCTGCATGTCTGCACCAAAACGGCCACTCTCGACGTCCGAGTGCTGAAGCTTAGCCTGCTGCAAAAGATAGTCGAAAAGCTCGGCCCCCAGTGCAGGCGGCGCCGCCGTCGAAAAACCCGGCCGCATGCCACTACGGGTGTCGGCGGCCAGGGTGAACTGCGACACCAGCAGCAGTCCGCCGCCGATATCCTTGAGCGACAGGTTCATCTTGCCCTGCGGGTCGCTGAACACCCGATAGTTCAGCAGCTTGTGCAAAAGCTTATCGGCATGTTCGCGGGTATCTTCAGGCTCGACCGCCACCAGCACCAGCAAACCCTGGTCTACGGCGCCGACGATCTCGCCCTCGACTTCGACCCGTGCTGCGCGTACACGCTGTAGCAGGCCCTTCATGCTTCTTCCAGGGGCAGGTCGAGCAGGCGACGCGCCATCTGGTCTGCGGCGCGTACCAGGGCATCGGTGATGCCTGGCTCGGACGCGGCGTGCCCAGCATCGCGGATCACCTTGAGTTCGCTGTTCGGCCAGGCCTGGTGCAGCTCCCAGGCGTTGTCCAGGGGGCAGATCACGTCATAGCGTCCATGCACGATCACCGCCGGCAGATGGGCGATCTTCGGCAGGTCGCGGATCAGCTGGTCCG
The Pseudomonas putida genome window above contains:
- the dtd gene encoding D-aminoacyl-tRNA deacylase, which translates into the protein MKGLLQRVRAARVEVEGEIVGAVDQGLLVLVAVEPEDTREHADKLLHKLLNYRVFSDPQGKMNLSLKDIGGGLLLVSQFTLAADTRSGMRPGFSTAAPPALGAELFDYLLQQAKLQHSDVESGRFGADMQVHLVNDGPVTFMLQI
- a CDS encoding methyl-accepting chemotaxis protein; this encodes MLTEKLQQLQRLRESFSELLQAVDNRSRLRNIMQDRDRVLGEVIDNLQTQALLKLPADGQQNGLLGLMDTLTRQVDSANQQSLVPAYTFSPVEDFAKVGEASLDAAQASLQQMLTALTPLALPSELMARPQQALTEYRASLEQYRQAAIRAEQLQNSMETAGNDLRAASLTLAEQKIAQRDHEAVAARSLLTSVALLALAVGVMAGWLITRQITEPLRQTLAQAARIARGDLSQVETVARRDEMGQLQRSMCEMTLQLRQLIAGIDQSVEHLSQAASQLAGRSADTLERITQQREETDQVATAMNQMSATVQEVAQNAEHASLAATNADQQAQMGDQVVAEAIARIEQLATQMDRCLTSMQHLAGESQRIGSILDVIKSVSEQTNLLALNAAIEAARAGEAGRGFAVVADEVRGLAQRTQQSTEEIEHLIESLHQATDEVTSLLDSSRTLTEQSVELSRRAGDALEQITRTVSNIQGMNQQIATASEEQSVVAEQINRSVISVREASDHTSSASEQTASSSGELQQLGQQLRGMVGRFSL
- a CDS encoding amino acid ABC transporter ATP-binding protein, which gives rise to MIEVRDLLKVFDTRGQVVRAVDSVSTQVAKGEVVVVLGPSGSGKSTFLRCLNGLEHFDEGHVAIDGLRLEDPKTDINAYRREVGMVFQHFNLFPHMTVLENLCLAQKVVRKRSKADREAKARALLEKVGIGQKVNEYPSRLSGGQQQRVAIARALAMDPKVMLFDEPTSALDPEMVGEVLDVMKTLAQEGMTMVCVTHEMGFAREVADRVLFFDHGKLLEDSAPAAFFAAPRAPRAQAFLRQVL
- a CDS encoding transporter substrate-binding domain-containing protein, which produces MKKYLSRMLLGVTALIAVTTAQAGAIDDAVKRGTLRVGMDPTYMPFQMTNKRGEIVGFEVDILKAMAKSMGVKLETVSTAYDGIIPALLTDKFDMIGSGMTLTQERNLRLNFSEPFIVVGQTLLIRKELAGEIKSYKDLNNEKYRLTSKLGTTGEMVAKKLISKAKYHGYDNEQEAVMDVVNGKADAFVYDAPYNVVAVNKAGAGKLVYLEEPFTYEPLAFGLKKGDYDSINFINNFLHQIKHDGTYDRIHDKWFKKTDWLKDME
- a CDS encoding glucan biosynthesis protein G, with the protein product MIVSPCNAPRIPGNRLRTALLAGAALVGLMSAGQLWAFNLDDVAAKAKDLAGQKYEAPKSNLPPVFRDMKYADYQKIRFIQEKAEWANDKTPFKLSFYHQGMHFDTPVTINEITAKKVEEIKYDPSRFEFGDVPHDADATKNLGYAGFRVLYPINKPDKQDEIMTLLGASYFRVVGKGHAYGLSARGLAIDTALPSGEEFPRFREFWIEKPKPADKHLVIYALLDSPRSTGAYKLTVRPGDDTIVDVKSKVFLRDHVSRLGIAPLTSMFLFGPNQPSKVQNYRPALHDSEGLSIHAGNGEWLWRPLNNPKHLAVSNFSVENPRGFGLMQRQRAFSDFEDLDDNYQKRPSTWIEPKGDWGKGTVDLVEIPTADETNDNIVAFWSPETLPEPGKPFEYNYRLHWTISEPKFQAQDLGWVKQTLRSTGDVKQANLIRQADGSVAFLVDFNGPVLAALPEDTAVRSQVSVGDNAELVENNLRYNPEIKGWRLTLRLKVKDPKKSTEMRAALVRDVPVEAPKETKPAETKQDKAAAKHAKAQHAKAEKAETPAEQPAADAASTNGAPATTEKVLTETWSYQLPADE